In Candidatus Defluviilinea gracilis, the genomic window GGGGGTCCCCGGGCCGGGTTGGGGTTTTGGGGCTTCGGGGGCCTTCCGGCCCCCGCGGGGGGGTGGAAAAAAGGACAATTCATGGATTACCCAGCAGGAAAAGCGCCTCTCACATATTTCACTTTCTTGATCGTGTTATCTCTTGCATGTAGTAGCATCACAATATCCATAGACGACAACCCGCCCCCGTCTAAACCCTCTGCGCAGACTCGGCAAATTGGTTTTAATTTTTGGGGGCAAGTCCCATCGTCGCCAAAAGGCGATTTGTCCGCCAGGCGACACTTGTTCCTGCACGAATATTCCATGCCGTCAGATGGATTTATTAACGGGATCATGTATCTCAACGACAGCGACAAAGCCGTCGAACAATTCGACTTGCTGATCCTGCGACCCAACGATGATGGCTGGAAGGTCGTCTATCGCATTCACGTATCCGACGACTCGCCCTCCGCCCAAACAGGGACCACGGTGGTAAAACTGTCAAGCTCTTTAACCGTCCAGAAAAATGATATTTTTGCTCACTGGCAGGATACTCCGAACGGCGCAATCCCCCTGAACGCTGACGATTCATCCGTTGACGGGTTTAGCGTGGGGCAATATGGTTTCCAATCTTCTCAAGTTGAAGTGGGGCAGCAAATCGACATCGATGGATTTCTCGGCGAGCGCGATTACTTCATCGCTTTGATGTTTTCAACCAATCAGTGACATGAAGGATAACGCGCAATCCACTCGAATCAAAAATTTGACACGCATCAATACTAGTTGAGTTTATTTCTTGGGCTGCCCACGAAAAAACGCTGATTTTGCGTTCCTCAGCGCAAACCAGCGTTTCTCTGTGCCTCAGATAAAATCTAAGAGGGAATCTTGATTACTTTTCAGACTTGCGGCAAACTACGCCGTAAAATGTTATACATCGGGATCGCTTTCACTGTGCCCTCCACGACGCACGTCATCGGCGTATCGACCAAATAGGCGGGGATGCCCAAAGATTTCGTCAGCAATTTATCGATACCGCGCAAGAGCGCCCCGCCGCCGCACAACGCCACACCGCGATCGATGATGTCCGATACGAGTTCGGGCGGAGTCTTCTCCAACACGCGGCGACCGGTCTCGACGACTGCCTTGAGCGGGTCTTGCAACGCTTCGACGATCTCGCCGGTCGTCAACGTGACCGGGCGCGGCAAACCGGTCACTTGGTCCTGTCCCTGCACTTCCATGCTATTCTCGGTATCCTGCGGAACCGCCGCGCCGATCCTTGTCTTAAGTTGTTCGGCGGTCACCTGCCCGATCACCACGCCATATTTCCTGCGCACATAATTAACGATGGCATCGTCGAAATCCATACCGCCGGAGCGCAGGGTCTCCGCAGAGACAATGCCATACATCGCCAGCACAGCCGCCTCAGTGCACCCGCCGCCGAGGCAGATCACCATGTTACCCGAAGGCGAACCAATCGGAAGGTCCACCCCGATCGCCGCCGCAAGCGGTTG contains:
- a CDS encoding rod shape-determining protein; its protein translation is MAMFSKDLGIDLGTMFTRLADSTQVLAQEPTIVAIEAIEQKMVAVGQEARDMYGRVPESIEVARPLKNGVIADYEITETLLSYLLSRASGSMRIFRPRVMISVPNGVTSVERRAVYEAVLEAGSREAFLIQQPLAAAIGVDLPIGSPSGNMVICLGGGCTEAAVLAMYGIVSAETLRSGGMDFDDAIVNYVRRKYGVVIGQVTAEQLKTRIGAAVPQDTENSMEVQGQDQVTGLPRPVTLTTGEIVEALQDPLKAVVETGRRVLEKTPPELVSDIIDRGVALCGGGALLRGIDKLLTKSLGIPAYLVDTPMTCVVEGTVKAIPMYNILRRSLPQV